TCCCTCTGGCTCATGAGATATCTTTTCTGCTCCATTCAGACCTCCTCAAGGTTCTCCTCAGAGGTCTATAGTGACTTAATACCTCCTACTATGACATTTTCATTTTGCAGATACCTATGACATTATCATCTTGCAACGACATTCCCGATCGGTAAGGCTTGACAGCGGGACGGTTTGTGAGATACTTTTTTTATGGGTACGACCGATAACTGGGCCGGCGGTATGGCCAGGACCTGAAAGAGAACTCCGGAGGATCTTCGATGGCAGGAGGAACGATATGGAAAGGGCACATTCATTTCGGGGGTGCGAATGTGCCCGTGAAACTCCATACGGCGGTCAGGGAAGAGCGGATTCAGTTTCACCTCCTCCACCGGCGTGATCATGCAAAACTGCGCCAACAAATGATCTGTGCCTATGAAAAAAAACCGGTTCCGATCGAAGCTCAGGCCAAAGGGTTGGAAGTGGAGGAGGGGAAATATATCATTGTCGATCCTGAGGAGCTGGAAAGAACAGCTCCTGAAGGCACGCGGGTGATCGAAGTCCACGAATTCGTCAAGGCCGAAGAAATCGACCCCATCTTCCTTGATCGCGTCTACTACCTCGAGCCTGATGCCCCTGCGAAAGGATATAACGAGCTCGTCGGGGCGTTGAGGGAGATCGGGGTCGACGGCATCTGCACATGGACCATGAGAAAGCGGTCCTATCTCGGGGCACTGGAAACAGACGGAAAGATTCTTCGCCTCAATACGCTGCGGTATGCCGACGAAGTGATTTCGGTAAAGTCTCTCGAACTGCAGAAAATCCCCGTCTCCGAAAAAGAACTGAAAATCGGGAGCGACTTGATCAATCAACTGACCGGTCCTTTTCAGCCGGAGCAATTCGAAAATGAACATCAGAAGAAACTGCGACATCTGATCGAGAAAAAAGCTCGCGGAGAAGAAATTGCGATCCTGCGGCCCAGGCGCTTGAAACCGACAGAATCTGACAAACTGCTTCAGACCCTTGAAGCGAGTCTGAAGAAAGTCGCCTAAATGAAATCTCACAATCCGAACCTGAGTGCATCAAAGTCATCTTCAGGCAGGGAGCCTGAAATGATCCCGCAGGGAATTTGGAGCGGTACGATCAGTTTCAGTCTCGTGGCTATCCCCGTCCAGCTGGTTAAGGCCGTCGACCCCGGTCGCGTCTCGTTTCGCATGCTCCACCGCGATGATTACTCCCCCCTCCAGAGGAGAATGTTCTGTCCCGAAGAAGAAAGGATTGTAGCCCCGGATGAGATCGTCAAGGGATACGAAATCGGACCGGGCAAATACATCGTGATGACGGACGAGGAATTGGAATCCGTGACTCCGGAAAGGAGCCGCACGATCGAGATCATCGAGTTCATCGATATGAAGGACGTGGATCCGATCTATTATGAACACCCATATTATCTCGTTCCCTTGAAGGGGGGTGAAAAAGCTTATCGGCTGCTCGTCGAAGTGTTGCATAGGACAAACAAGGCAGGTCTCGCAAAATTCGTGCTGGCTGAACGCGAGTATCTCGTAGCGGTCGAGAGCAGGGAGGGCGCGCTCGCCCTGATCACCCTTCATTACAGCGAAGAGATCCTTCCTGATCAAGATATCTTGCCAAAGGGAGGAAAGATCGAAACCGAAGAGAAAAGCCGCATGAAGAACGTCATTAAGAAGATGATGGCGGACTTTAGGCCGGAAAAATACGCGGACGAGCGCCGAGAGAAGATCCTGGGTCTTCTGAAGAAGAAGATAAAGGAAAAGGCCCTGGTGGAGGCTCCCGAAATAGGGGAAGAACAGGGAGAAGGGCCGGCCGATCTCATCGCCGCGCTGGAGGAGAGCATGCGCAAGGTGAAGAAGAACCGGTGAGCCGAAAAGTCGTCGAGATCGCCGGGAAGAGACTCTCTCTATCCAACCTCGAAAAAGACCTCTATCCGTCTTATGGCTTCACGAAGGCCCGCATATTGGAATATTACCGCAGGATTGCGAAGTTCATCCTGCCCCATTTGAAGAACCGGGCACTGACCTTAAAGCGCTATCCCGAAGGAGTCGAAGAGGATTTCTTTTTCGAAAAGCGTTGCCCCCCGCACCGTCCGGAGTGGGCGAAAACGGCCGAGATCCGCCGTGACGACGGAGAGCGGATGACGGTCTGCCTGGTCAACAATCTCGAAACGCTGATATGGGTCGAAAACCTCGCGTCTCTCGAGCTCCATGTACCTCTCGCCAGGGCATCCTCCCCTGAAACGCCTGATTTCATGGTCTTCGATCTGGATCCCGGGGAGCGGGCAAACATTCTGGATTGCGCCAGTGTAGCGCTCATCCTTCGGGACCTGCTCTCAGGGTTAGGGCTCAAGGGCCATCTGAAAACCTCCGGGAAAAAAGGACTCCATATGTATGTTCCGTTAAACCGAAAGGATACGACCTTCGAGGATACAAAGAAATTTTCGAAAGCCGTAGCAGGAATCATGCAGAAAAATTATCCGGATCTGGTAACCGCAAGAATGGCCAAAGAATACCGGAAGTCGAAGGTCTTTATCAACTGGGCTCAAAACGACTCGTCAAAGACGATGGTCTGTGTTTATTCCTTGCGAGCTCAAGAGAAACCTGTTGTCTCTTTTCCCCTTTCATGGAAGGAACTGGAGAGGTTGGCCGGCAAAGGCGATCCGGGAAGACTTCGGATTCTCCATTCGGAAGCATTGCGAAGGGCCGAAGACGGGGGTGACCTTTTTCGGGAAGTGCTCGTGAAGAAGCAGAAACTTCCCCATCTGTGACAGAACCTCCGGCTCTGGGCAGGTCCGGAGACGAACGGTGTTGACCGGATAAGCCGTTAGGGTATCTTCACTGGGCACCTTGCTTTGGATCGTCTTTTCTTGGGGATGAAAGAAGGATAACCGGGGTCCGGGCTGTAACCCCGAGAAAGCAATACCGTGGGATTAAGGG
Above is a genomic segment from Thermodesulfovibrionales bacterium containing:
- a CDS encoding Ku protein, with translation MAGGTIWKGHIHFGGANVPVKLHTAVREERIQFHLLHRRDHAKLRQQMICAYEKKPVPIEAQAKGLEVEEGKYIIVDPEELERTAPEGTRVIEVHEFVKAEEIDPIFLDRVYYLEPDAPAKGYNELVGALREIGVDGICTWTMRKRSYLGALETDGKILRLNTLRYADEVISVKSLELQKIPVSEKELKIGSDLINQLTGPFQPEQFENEHQKKLRHLIEKKARGEEIAILRPRRLKPTESDKLLQTLEASLKKVA
- a CDS encoding Ku protein — translated: MKSHNPNLSASKSSSGREPEMIPQGIWSGTISFSLVAIPVQLVKAVDPGRVSFRMLHRDDYSPLQRRMFCPEEERIVAPDEIVKGYEIGPGKYIVMTDEELESVTPERSRTIEIIEFIDMKDVDPIYYEHPYYLVPLKGGEKAYRLLVEVLHRTNKAGLAKFVLAEREYLVAVESREGALALITLHYSEEILPDQDILPKGGKIETEEKSRMKNVIKKMMADFRPEKYADERREKILGLLKKKIKEKALVEAPEIGEEQGEGPADLIAALEESMRKVKKNR
- the ligD gene encoding non-homologous end-joining DNA ligase; the protein is MSRKVVEIAGKRLSLSNLEKDLYPSYGFTKARILEYYRRIAKFILPHLKNRALTLKRYPEGVEEDFFFEKRCPPHRPEWAKTAEIRRDDGERMTVCLVNNLETLIWVENLASLELHVPLARASSPETPDFMVFDLDPGERANILDCASVALILRDLLSGLGLKGHLKTSGKKGLHMYVPLNRKDTTFEDTKKFSKAVAGIMQKNYPDLVTARMAKEYRKSKVFINWAQNDSSKTMVCVYSLRAQEKPVVSFPLSWKELERLAGKGDPGRLRILHSEALRRAEDGGDLFREVLVKKQKLPHL